In the genome of Streptomyces sp. P3, the window GCCCGAGTCCGTGGACCGCCACAGGCCCTTGCCGCTCGGCGCGCCCAGGTACAGCACGCTGTTCCTGTTCGGGTCGACCGTGAGCCGCTCGCCCATGCCCCGGCCGGGCATGTTGCCGCCCAGCTTGAACGGCAGGTCCGCCTTCTGCCAGCTCGCGCCCCGGTCGGAGGACCTGAGCACGGCCCCGTTCCCCGGGTCCCAGCTGTTGGTGTACGTGCCGACCGCCGCGTACACCTTGTTCGGGTCGACGGAGTCGGAGGCCAGGCTGACCACGCCGGTGTGTCCCCAGTCCGCCCAGCCGACCGAGTCCAGCAACGGAGTCCACGTCCCGCTCGACTCCTGCCACCGGTAGGCGCCGCCGATGTCGGTGCGCGCGTAGGCGAGGTTCTTCTCCTTGCGGTTGAAGACGATGCCGGGGACGAAGCCGCCGCCGTCGATCCGGGCGTTCTTCCAGGTGTACGACTCCGCGGCCGATGTCGTGCGTGGGCTGCCGGGCGCGGCCAGTACGGGCGGACTGCCCGCGATGAGGCCTGCGGCGAGCGCCAGTACGGCCGTGAGGATGCGGGTTCTTCGCACGGTGGGGGTCCTTCCTCGCGAAAGCCATGGGGAGGAGACGGGGTGCGGGGGAGAGGGATGCGGGACGTTCAGGACGTGCGGGACGGTCTGGATGAGAGGGACGTGCGGGACGTGCGGGTGGTGGGAGGCCCGGTGCCCGAGGGTGTGGTCGCCGAGCCTGCGGTGGCCGGGCGGGACCGGCCGTGACGGGACGTGCGATTGCCGGGCGGCCCCCTGTGCGGGTGGGGGCCGCCCGGCTGGACCCCGTCGTCAGGTGACGGGGCCACGTACGCGGAACCTCGAGCGCTCCGCCGGAGGGCGGCGCCACCCCGTGTCCCCTGGCCCCGAGGGGCGAGGGGCCGCGGGGAACCGCGCGGCCGGCCGCATCCTGCCCGCGGTCGGACGCCGCCCGGCCGGCGAAGCGCTCAGCGGGGGTTTATTCGAGAAGCTCCGCGTACGAGCCCATGGCCATGGCGATGTCCGCCTGGGCCCAGAAGCGGTGGTACGTGAACACGGGCGCGGCGCCGCCCGCGAGATAGCTCTCGATCTTCGACCAGGCCGGGTCGTTCTTGTAGAAGGACCGCAGCGAGGCGAAGGTCGAGGAGGAGCTGATCGTGTCGCCGTTCGGCATCTTGCCGCTGAAGGTGCTCGGCACGTACACGCCGTCGTCGAAGCGGTTGTAGTCGGCGCGGGTTTCCGGGACCGCGACACCGAGGGCGTCCTGGTTGTGGGTCCACATGCCGTCCAGGAGCGCCTTGGCCGTCGTCTTCGCCTCCGTGTCACCGGACTTGGCGGCGTAGTACGTCAGGGTCTTGGCGTACGCGGCGGCCACTCCGACGTCGTCGGTGTAGTCGGCGACGGTGACGTGCAGGCCGTTGTTGGCGCCCGGACTCGACGCGTTCCAGGTGTCGGGCTGGCCCGACCACTGGAGCGTGGAGGGGATCCGGAAGGTGCCGTCCGGGTTGATCGTGGTCTTGGACAGCGCCCAGTCGACCCACTTGTCGAGGACCGCCTTCGCGCTCGCGTTCCCCGTCTGCTGGTAGTACTCGGCCACCCGCTCCATCGACCACGCCTGGAAGCCGAACCACTGGTTGGACGGCGGGTCGTGGTAGACGGGCTGCTGGTCGTAGTACATGCCGTAGAAGGTCGACGTGCCGGCCGGGGGAGTCGCGTAGCGGCCCGCCCAGCTGTTCGTCGCGCCGCCCGCGATGGCGCCCTCGCTGGACTGCAGCCAGCGGTAGAACTCCATCTGCCGGGTGAGCGACTTCGCCCAGTCCGCCTGTCCCGTCGCCGACTTGGGCTTCAGGTCGGCGTAGCTGCTGAGCGCGTAGGCGGCCAGGGGGTTCTGGTAGCCGCCGTGGGTGTGGCTCGAGCCGATGCGCCATGCCCAGCCGGCGCTGGTGTCGGTGGCGCCGCCCCAGGCGTAGTACCAGGAGAGCAGGTAGTGCGAGGCGTCCTTGCCGGTGCCGGCCGGGCAGGCGGTCGGTCCGACGCAGTTGCCGATCTTCTTGAAGTACTTGTCGTACATGGCGTAGCGCAGGTAGTCGCCCATCTTCGCGGCCTTGCCGACGGCCGCGGAGACGTCGCTGCCCTTGCCCTGGGCCTTGGCCCATATGTCCGCCCAGTACGCGGCCTGCACGACGCGCGCGTCGGCGTCCGGGGCGTTGGTGAACTTCCACTGCTTGGCGTAGGAGGCGTCACCGGTGAAGAGGTCCAGGTAACCGTTCTTGCCGCCGTACTTGAAGGCGTCGCAGGTCGGTTGCGGAACCGTTTCCCACACCGATTCCTGGGCGCCGCGCTGGAAGGTGTTGATGTACGAGGGGCCGGTGTCGGCCGGGCCGGCCTCGCACTTGCCGGGCGCGTTGCCGTATCCGTAGGTGTTGTCCACGTCCTGCAGCCAGTGCATGCCGTAGACGTCGTCCGTGCCGTAGGCGGACTTCAGCTCACCGGCGATCGGGTCCGAGCCCACGGACACCCCGGTGTCCAGCTTCGCCGGGTACTCGTTCGGCGTGTCCAGCTCGGGCGCGTAGGTGGCCGGCTTGGACGCGTTGTAGAAGGAGTTCGTCGGCTGGTCGGCGTGGGTGGGGATCATGTACTTCTCCATGATGTCCCAGGCGCCGTTGAACTTGGTCCAGTCGCCGGTGATCTTCCCGTACATGGCCTGCAGCCACAGGAGGTAGCTGTAGGCCTCGGAGGTGGTCTCGTGGCCCTGGTCCGGTGCCTCGACGATCAGTGTCTCGACCGAGTGGTACGGAATGCCCTCGGGGGAGAAGTAGCCGTTCGCCGGATTGGTGATCTTGCCGTAGAGGTCGAGGAACCGGGCGTCGTACGCCTTGGTCCCGGCGATCTCGGTGGCGGTGACCGTCGCCTTCGCGTGCCCGGTGGCGCTCGACTCGAAGGTCGCGGCGCCGGTGCCGGAGGCGTTGGCGGTGATGGTCACGGTCTGGGCGGTGTTCCAGTTCGCCGGGGTGAAGGTGAGGCTCGCGCCGCCGCTCACCGTCAGGCCCGTGTTGCCGGCCGTGCGGGCGGTCGTGACGGTCACGTTGGCCGACGGCTGGGTCGACAGCTTCAGCGTGAACGTGCCCGTCTTGCCCTGCTGCACGGCCAGTTGGGTGGTGGAGGCGACCACCGCGGGCCCCGAGGCGACCGTGATGCCGACCGGTGTGGACGACGCCGACGCGCCCAGGCTGTCGTACGCCTTGGCCACCAGGGAGTGGTTGCCCACGGACAGCCCCGAGGCGGACAGCGTGTACGGCGCGCTCGTGTCCGTGCCCAGCAGGGTCGTGTCGTCGTAGAACTCCATCTTGGTGATGGTCGCGTTGTCGGCGGCCGCGGCGGTCGCCGCGAGCGGCACCGCGCTGCCCTGGGTGTAGACGGCGCCCGCGGTCGGGCTGGTCAGCACCGTGACCGGCAGCTGGTGCGCGCCGACGCAGGGCGTGCCGTTGACGGCGAAGCTCGTGGGAGCGGCGTTCGTGCCGCTGTAGGTGAACTGCGCGCCCGTGCCGACCGCCGCGCCGGGGGCGATCGTCCCGTTGTAGGAGGCGTTGTTCACGGTGATCTGCTGACCGGACTGCGACCAGCTGCCGTTCCAGCCGTTCGACAGCTTCTGGTTGCCCGCGTAGGAGTACGTCAGGGCCCAGCCGCTGATCGGATCGGTGCCCCGGTTGGTGAGGGTGAGGTCCGCGGTGAACCCGGAGCCCCAGTCGTTGGTCTTGTAGTCGACGCTGCACGCGAGCGCGGCCGCCTGGGCGGGTGTCGTGCTCGTGCTGAGCATGGCGAGAGGGAGCGCCAGGGCCGCCAGGGCGGCGGTCCACAGGCGCCGCGCCCCGCGACGTCTGCGTGAGGGTTTCATGGTGCTGGTTCCTCCTTGCGGCTCGGGGAGTGGGGGAGGAGCAACAAGCCTTGAACCAGTGGGAGCGCTCCCATAGTGGGGATGAGGGCGAACGGGGTCAAGATGCTTGAAGAGTCGAAAAGATTCGACTGCCGGAGTTGAGTAAAAGTCAGTTACTCCCCTGTTCTTTGCCGGCACGTGGCGCTAACTTCGAGACACCAGTGGGAGCGGTTCCATCAGTCGACGCGTCCGTCACGGCGCGCCTGAGCTGCAAGGAGTCGCTCATGCGTCACCCCCCGCGTTCAGTACTTTTAGCCGTCGCCGGCACGGTCGCCCTCGTCGCGGGCGCCCTGTCGCCGGTCGTCGCGGCGCAAGGAGCGGCGCCTGCCTGCACGGTGGAGTACTCGGTCACCAGTCAGTGGGACACCGGCTTCCAGGGTGCCGTGAGGATCACCAACAACGCGGCGGCCGTGAGCGGTTGGAGTCTCGCCTTCGACTTCGCGGGCGGCCAGAAGGTCACCCAGGGCTGGAACGCCAAGTGGTCCCAGTCCGGAGCGACCGTCACCGCCGCGAACGAGAGCTGGAACGGCTCCCTGGGCACCGGCGCGAGCGTCGGCGCGGGATTCATCGCCTCCAAGGCGGGGGTGAACGCCGTGCCGAGCGGCTTCCGGCTCAACGGCACGACCTGTAACGCCGGTACGGACCCCACACCCACACCCACGCCGAGCCCCACGTCCACGCCGACCCCCACCGCACCGCCCTCGACCGACCCGCCCGGCACCGGTGACGAGCCGCCCGCCCTGCACGTCTCGGGCAACAAGCTCGTCGACGCCGCCGGAAACACCCGCCGACTGCTCGGCGTGAACCGCTCGGGCGGCGAGTTCATGTGCGTGCAGGGGCGCGGCATCTGGGACGGACCGGTCGACGACGCCGCCGTCGCGGCGATCGCCGTCTGGCACGTCGACACCGTGCGTATACCGCTCAACGAGGAGTGCTGGCTGGGTCTTTCGAACATCGATCCCGCGTACCGGGGCGCGACCTACGTCAACGCCGTGAAGGACCTGGTCGCCCGCGTCAAGGCACACGGCATGACCCCGATCGTCGAACTGCACTGGACGTACGGCCAGTACACGGGCAACTCGGCCGGCTGCTCCGACGCGCACGCCAGTTGCCAGAAGCCGATGCCCGACATGCAGTACTCGCCGGCGTTCTGGACCTCGGTCGCAGATGCCTTCAAGAGCGACCAGAGCGTGGTGTTCGACCTGTTCAACGAGCCCTACCCGGACCGCGCCACCGCCACGACCGCCCAGGCGTGGCAGTGCTGGCGGGACGGCGGGACCTGCCCGGGCATCGGCTACGAGGTCGCCGGAATGCAGGACCTCGTCGACTCCGTACGGGCGACCGGGGCCAGGAACGTGATCCTGGCCGGCGGGCTCGCCTACTCCAACGACCTCGGTCAGTGGCTGGCCCACAAGCCCACCGACCCCACCGGGAATCTCGCCGCCGCGTACCACGTGTACAACTTCAACTCCTGTTCCAACGAAACCTGTTGGAACTCCACGCTCGCCCCCGTGGCCGCCCAGGTGCCGCTGGTGGCCGGGGAGATCGGCGAGAACACCTGCTCACACGGTTTCGTCGACCGCGTCATGAAGTGGTTCGACGATCGCGGCCTGTCGTACCTGGGCTGGACCTGGAACGCCTGGGACTGCTCCACCGGTCCGTCCCTCATCTCCGCCTACGACGGGACGCCCACGGCGTACGGCATCGGA includes:
- a CDS encoding cellulase family glycosylhydrolase, yielding MRHPPRSVLLAVAGTVALVAGALSPVVAAQGAAPACTVEYSVTSQWDTGFQGAVRITNNAAAVSGWSLAFDFAGGQKVTQGWNAKWSQSGATVTAANESWNGSLGTGASVGAGFIASKAGVNAVPSGFRLNGTTCNAGTDPTPTPTPSPTSTPTPTAPPSTDPPGTGDEPPALHVSGNKLVDAAGNTRRLLGVNRSGGEFMCVQGRGIWDGPVDDAAVAAIAVWHVDTVRIPLNEECWLGLSNIDPAYRGATYVNAVKDLVARVKAHGMTPIVELHWTYGQYTGNSAGCSDAHASCQKPMPDMQYSPAFWTSVADAFKSDQSVVFDLFNEPYPDRATATTAQAWQCWRDGGTCPGIGYEVAGMQDLVDSVRATGARNVILAGGLAYSNDLGQWLAHKPTDPTGNLAAAYHVYNFNSCSNETCWNSTLAPVAAQVPLVAGEIGENTCSHGFVDRVMKWFDDRGLSYLGWTWNAWDCSTGPSLISAYDGTPTAYGIGLRDHLRALDG
- a CDS encoding glycoside hydrolase family 48 protein; translation: MKPSRRRRGARRLWTAALAALALPLAMLSTSTTPAQAAALACSVDYKTNDWGSGFTADLTLTNRGTDPISGWALTYSYAGNQKLSNGWNGSWSQSGQQITVNNASYNGTIAPGAAVGTGAQFTYSGTNAAPTSFAVNGTPCVGAHQLPVTVLTSPTAGAVYTQGSAVPLAATAAAADNATITKMEFYDDTTLLGTDTSAPYTLSASGLSVGNHSLVAKAYDSLGASASSTPVGITVASGPAVVASTTQLAVQQGKTGTFTLKLSTQPSANVTVTTARTAGNTGLTVSGGASLTFTPANWNTAQTVTITANASGTGAATFESSATGHAKATVTATEIAGTKAYDARFLDLYGKITNPANGYFSPEGIPYHSVETLIVEAPDQGHETTSEAYSYLLWLQAMYGKITGDWTKFNGAWDIMEKYMIPTHADQPTNSFYNASKPATYAPELDTPNEYPAKLDTGVSVGSDPIAGELKSAYGTDDVYGMHWLQDVDNTYGYGNAPGKCEAGPADTGPSYINTFQRGAQESVWETVPQPTCDAFKYGGKNGYLDLFTGDASYAKQWKFTNAPDADARVVQAAYWADIWAKAQGKGSDVSAAVGKAAKMGDYLRYAMYDKYFKKIGNCVGPTACPAGTGKDASHYLLSWYYAWGGATDTSAGWAWRIGSSHTHGGYQNPLAAYALSSYADLKPKSATGQADWAKSLTRQMEFYRWLQSSEGAIAGGATNSWAGRYATPPAGTSTFYGMYYDQQPVYHDPPSNQWFGFQAWSMERVAEYYQQTGNASAKAVLDKWVDWALSKTTINPDGTFRIPSTLQWSGQPDTWNASSPGANNGLHVTVADYTDDVGVAAAYAKTLTYYAAKSGDTEAKTTAKALLDGMWTHNQDALGVAVPETRADYNRFDDGVYVPSTFSGKMPNGDTISSSSTFASLRSFYKNDPAWSKIESYLAGGAAPVFTYHRFWAQADIAMAMGSYAELLE